The following are encoded together in the Lathyrus oleraceus cultivar Zhongwan6 chromosome 3, CAAS_Psat_ZW6_1.0, whole genome shotgun sequence genome:
- the LOC127132488 gene encoding uncharacterized protein LOC127132488, whose protein sequence is MVGRAPPSFTGNQSPWTMKKKRSKTMAEAEYYFYLPDDCWERVFKFLNDDGDDYDHNRNLKSISVVSKQFFSISNRLRLSLTVYDPTTPFLHRLFHRFTNLTSLDLSHFHGDLDELLFQISLFPLKLTSLNLSHKPIIIPAVGLRIFSQKITTLTSLTCSKLHSFTSTHLFLIANSFTLLEELDLSHPCFQDHNHNYTSYLHGIEALSLALFKLRKINLSGHSYINDKSIFHLLKNGNLLQDVILLDCFRITKQGVASALSQKQTTFTYLCLPKFITAHIIHSLLSFKGLTYIDLTYSTISDELLTSIAMERLPLKRLDIGFCNGHSYAGMFSLLSKCQSIRHLNLQLTEFLNDSHVVDLSLYLVGLVSVNLSHCPMVTDSSLFALVRKCPSLSEIIMKEIGGNKSIVNYDYLIDFGVYPQLKSLNMSYHLWLDDESIKMFASVFPNLHRLELKTCSKISHQSIVHVLSRCRKISHLNLSSTWLKLRGLNFEVPKLRMLNLSFSNLDDEALYSISNSCCGLLQLLINDCLGCTEKGVKHVLEKCTQLREINLKNCSNVHTNVAASMLFSSPSLRMITPPPHIHFTESERKLLLRRGCIVCSSLNSQREWGWTH, encoded by the exons ATGGTCGGGCGAGCACCGCCGTCGTTCACCGGAAATCAATCTCCGTGGACAATGAAAAAGAAGAGAAGTAAAACAATGGCAGAAGCAGAATACTATTTCTATTTACCAGATGATTGTTGGGAACGCGTATTCAAATTTCTGAACGACGACGGTGATGACTACGATCATAATCGTAACTTGAAGTCTATCTCCGTCGTCTCGAAGCAATTCTTCTCTATCAGCAACCGTCTCCGATTGTCTCTCACCGTATACGATCCAACAACCCCTTTCCTCCACCGCCTCTTCCATAGATTCACAAACCTTACCTCCCTCGACCTCAGTCACTTCCATGGCGACCTCGACGAACTTCTCTTTCAAATCTCTCTTTTCCCATTGAAACTCACATCACTCAATCTCTCTCATAAACCTATCATTATTCCCGCTGTTGGCTTGCGAATTTTCTCCCAAAAAATTACAACTCTAACCTCTCTCACTTGTTCCAAACTACATTCTTTCACTAGTACTCACTTGTTCCTCATTGCTAATTCTTTTACTTTACTCGAAGAACTCGATCTCTCTCACCCTTGTTTCCAGGATCACAATCACAACTACACTAGCTACCTACATGGGATTGAGGCTCTCTCGTTGGCACTTTTCAAACTCCGCAAGATTAATCTATCTGGGCATTCCTATATCAATGACAAGTCCATTTTTCACTTGCTTAAGAACGGTAACCTTCTCCAAGATGTCATCTTGCTTGATTGTTTTCGAATAACCAAACAAGGAGTTGCCTCTGCTCTCAGTCAGAAACAAACAACATTCACATATTTATGCCTTCCAAAATTCATTACTGCACATATCATTCACTCCTTGCTGAGTTTTAAGGGTTTGACTTATATTGATTTGACTTATTCTACTATTTCGGATGAACTGCTCACCTCTATTGCAATGGAACGTCTTCCTTTGAAGAGGCTAGATATCGGTTTTTGCAATGGACATAGTTATGCTGGTATGTTTAGTTTGTTATCCAAATGTCAATCTATCCGACATTTGAATCTTCAACTCACCGAGTTTTTGAACGATAGTCATGTTGTGGACTTGTCTTTATATCTTGTTGGTTTGGTTTCTGTAAACCTTAGTCATTGTCCCATGGTCACAGATTCATCCTTGTTTGCACTAGTTAGGAAATGTCCTTCACTTAGTGAGATCATAATGAAAGAGATTGGGGGTAATAAGAGTATAGTCAATTATGACTATTTGATCGATTTTGGAGTATACCCTCAATTAAAGTCTCTCAATATGTCTTACCATTTATGGTTAGACGATGAAAGCATCAAAATGTTTGCTTCTGTTTTTCCCAATCTCCACCGTCTTGAGTTGAAAACTTGCAGTAAAATATCTCATCAAAGTATTGTTCATGTTTTAAGTAGATGCCGTAAGATAAGTCATTTGAATTTATCATCTACATGGTTGAAGCTACGTGGATTGAACTTTGAAGTTCCCAAGCTTAGGATGTTGAACTTATCATTTTCAAACCTTGATGATGAAGCACTCTATTCGATCTCAAACAGTTGTTGTGGGCTTTTGCAATTGTTAATAAATGATTGTTTAGGATGTACGGAGAAGGGAGTGAAACATGTGCTAGAAAAATGCACACAATTGAGAGAGATCAATTTGAAAAACTGTTCCAACGTGCATACCAATGTTGCTGCCTCAATGCTATTTTCAAGTCCATCATTGAGAATGATAACTCCTCCACCTCATATTCATTTCACTGAAAGTGAGAGGAAACTCTTGTTGCGTCGAGGATGCATTGTTTGCTCAAGTTTGAACTCTCAAAG GGAATGGGGTTGGACGCATTAG